The following is a genomic window from Prunus persica cultivar Lovell chromosome G7, Prunus_persica_NCBIv2, whole genome shotgun sequence.
GTGCGGGAGAATGCTGGTGCACCAGTGACTGTCCAGATGGTGATGCGGCTCTCACAGACTGAAGCTGCTTCTGTTTCCCCACAGCTACAGCAGGCCCTGATGTTGCACCAAACCCGAAACTTGAGGCTCCAATACGAGAAGACGCTACCTGTGCTCGACTTCCCAGCCTAGCTACAGAAGAATCTCCACTTGTTGATAGCCCACTTAAACTTGAAGCATAACGCTCTGAATGAACTGAACTAATCACAGGAGTGCCAGTAGGGGTCAGCCCATCCATACCGTGAGAGTCCGATAATGGCCAAGGTGATGACATCCGGTGCCCAAGAGCAGATAGGTCATTATGTTCAGTAGGATCAGCAGACGTATCCAGATCAACTGTTGTTGCAAAGTCATTTGCACCTTTTGGTTTACGAAAGTGGCCTCCAAACCCCTGTCCATATAGACAATGTCAATCAATAAAActtttggaagaaaaaaaatccttaaTATTTAAGAGACGGTCAGAGTTTGTGCACCCAACAGGCATCAGCCCGATAACTATTTAAGTATCAAGTAAACTCTTATAGGAATTGGCTAGCTATCTATAACGAAATGAAGCATCAAAGAAACCAGTCCTTGCATTAGTTCTTGTATCAGTATCACTGAGAAATTAACATTTGAACCAGTAGGGTGAGAGAAGCTCAGGGTCCAATTTTCAACCAGTAAAAAAACATTGGAGCTTACCAATTTTTCTGAATCATCAGAAGTCCAGCAATCTTTTCTTGAGTTACTAGAAATATCGGGGGGACCATGATCTGTTAACCTCGAGTTCATATCATCCCATTTGAACTCCTCTTCCTCGGAATTCTTCCAGCTATTAGACAGCACACCGCTGCTTCGACTTGCAATGGCCGGTGCTGTCTTCAGGCGAGGATCAGCATTTGCAGATTTAGGTGCTGAGTAATTTGTAAGTCCATGCTTGATGTTAAAACCATTTCTTTGACTGGATATTGTTTCTGCAACACTGCTGCCACCACCATACCAAGGTTTATCATTTCCTTGCTCTGTAATCTTCCCACCAATTCTTCCAATTCCTAAGTTTGAACTCCTTGGAAGATCagaaccatattcatattctcCATATTCAGCGCCGATGTTCTTCTCATGAACACGCTCACTTAGTGCATCTGTATTAGAACGCTGCATATTCTGCAAACGTTAACCATATCATGAAACTACAGAAAGAATACAAAGGAAAATAGTACACACATAAATCAACATGTACTTAACATACATGCATTTTAACAGTAGGATCAACCCACGGTCGTCCAGCACTGAGACTTGCTACTCTGTCCGGCCTCTCTGCATCATCAATTGAGTTTGCCATAGCCCCAGAAAAGTCACTGGCCATTCCTTTTGTCTTCATATCAAAACcagcagaaaagaaaaaataataattaatatatcaAATATAACTTCAATTCCAACTTCAGTTtctaaaggaaaagaagaaagaattccAGAAGCATGAAAACCTAATTCAGACCACTCATCTCTTCGTAATTAATAAGATGGTAAGATCAAGGTTGCATGTAGTAACTCCAATGACCCATACAAATGGCTAGTCTTCACATGAAAACAGAATCTATTCTCAGATAAAAATCATCAGGTATAGGATCAAAATGCTGCTGGAAAGTATAAGATCACTCTAAAATATAAGAATACAAGCAAATCTTTTGTTCATAAACATTCTGAAAACAAAGACCAATACAGAAATTTTACAACCTGATATAAGATGATTCTAAAATTCACTTATAATTTCCACATGGCTAAATACTGTTACATTTAGTAATTTCACGCCCAGTGAAAAAGGCTCATCACAGGATAGTATTCTGCTAACAATATTTTTGTGTGCACAATTTTAACAAACCACCATAAATGGTAGAAAATAAAGCAAGGAAGATGAAAGACAAGCATCCATGTCACTTCACATGCTTACAATTAATACTAGGAGGTCAGAATTCAATAGATGGTAATCCACATCCATAATTAACTTGAACTCCACTTACCCTTGTTGGTTGCTGAAGACGTTGCCTTTCCAAATATTTGGGATTCACATGAATGCTATGTGCCGGTCGTTGCGACTGGGAATCTAGTCTTGATGTTGCAGCTCCAGAGGATGAACCATTTGCTGTTGAAGCAAACCCAAGTTCTTTCTCGATCATCTGAAGTGTCTGAGCAGGAAATACTCCCTTCCATGTTCCAAAAAGATGGCGCATGCTTTGATGTACATTAGGTTCAACCTGCCTATATGCCTTGCAAAACACCTAGAAGTgcaaaaaaggggaaaaactTTTCACTACAAAGCAACTAATGAGTCAAGCCTATCGTGGGTTGTGACACACGGGGGTAGTAATGACATGCTGTGCAGAAAAACATCATTTTATTTGAAAGAAACAATGTAATTGGTAAGCAGTGAACACCAGGGGATCAAAGATAATTTAATCCTGATTGCCATTAGTTAATCCTCAAACTTAATATGTCGTGTATTCAATGTTCATTCAGACATTGTTGCATATCAAGAAATAAAGGAGATGCTTTACATAACCAGAAAAAGCATGCTGAGAAATGAGAGGCATCACAAAGAACAGAAATCTAACCTCAGGGAGTCTGGCagcaaaatattttatgtaatCCCTTCCAATATTCTTTACAATACTGTCCAAAAGATAAAGTGATGGTAACTTCTGCTCACTAGAAACCTGCAAATTACTTTCTACAATTAGATACGAAACACTAGTTACAGCCAAATTGTTTGAACAAATAAGTGACTGATAAACCAAAGGCCAAACACCAAAATGCTTCCCGAATGAGAAGGGAAAGGGGAAGGAGAAGATGTTCCAGTATAGGCTCTTCAAATCCATTTAAAAGATATCAGAAGCAACACATCTGCAGGTACTGTCACTTCTAAACTAGCCCATTGTGCAGCAAAAACTAATAAACATCCCCTCCCCACCCAGCTACTTGGCAGCTGAACCAAGGCCTAAAGGTGCATGTCACATTGAAGATATTTCCCTTAGTAATTCTTCAAGTACTTTCTCGAACAAGTGATTCATCTTATATGACTTGTTTCTCATGTGTCCTTCAAATAACTTGTCTCTCACAAGGATTTAAGTCTTTACCTTGCAAGATCATTGACAATTAACTAAGTAACAACACACCCAGCACTCTGTCACTCCTGCATAATATAATATCTAAAGACACATCTCCAGACACTAGATAATCATGAGACAGCTTAAGCTAGAATGGGAATGTGCAGTAGCAGAAGCCTAATTGAGAACAATTCAAGACTAACAATATAAATCTATCTGACTAAAAAGAGTTTAAACAAACAAGAAGACATTGGGAAACAATTGATTAACTTCAAGGTATAATGTAACGGAACATCCCATGAATTAGTGGCAACCACAAAATGACTCAAATATACCCTCCTTTCAAATGTAAGGATATGAATGAAATTGGCACCATcccttcagttttttcttaacaaaataagAGGTTTGTATGTATTCTCTGCTTtatcaatatcacaatctttAATTACCATTAGAGGATCAGTATCTCAAGGAAAATACCACCAAGAAAAACCATATGAGATCTTGCACCAGTAGAGATCAGCTGTCAAAGTCAACCTCTTGCAGGAGATTACCGTCAGGTGTAAACAAAATCCCCAGAAATCTATAGGCATAAGGTTCTCATACACAACCATAACATCTCATGTGGGTTTACTAAACATAGAGGCATCTATTAGGCAACGAAAGAAAGTGGTTTTACACTCTTTTGAAGTGCTGCATTGTTgttgtgaaaaaacaaaacaaaaataaaaaggcagAAAACGAAACCACAAAACAGTATGCAGAGGTTTTCCGTGTAAATCCATAACCATAAGgatgtaatttatttatttggttcaAAACCTGCTACAACTCATTCCACAAATGTCAACCTTTCTCATGAAGCTATTCAGTACAAATGCAGCCTCATTCGCGTGCAATGGTAAACAAATTTGGCACAGACAACCAGAAGACCATGAATTGGAACCTGTTAAACTGGGGGAATGTCAACAAAAGATATTGATTACAATGTACAAGGCCTGACCGAAGCAAGTTGTAGCTGAACCCTCGATTTAACATCATACTGGAACAATAAAAGTTGAAACTGGGATACACCAGCTCATTACTTCCATGGCTTCGCTGATGAATACAAAAATTCCCTTTCACAGTCAACACTTGAACACCACACCACACTTATCATGAAGCTTTGTATTTGcttcaagaaataaaaataaaaaacaaaaccaaaaaacccgGTTGAGCTAATTTCAGAACCAAACCACAACTTTGTGAGCACATAAATAGTTCACATCTAAGACAAGCACAAGGATATAACAAAACCACTTTTTTTCACTAAATCATTGGCATAACATGACATGCATAAGAGCGAGCACTAGCACCATTTAAAATCTCCTTTCCCACCTCCATTTCCTTTTTGCATTTGTACAACACGAATTCAAAAAACTGGCGCCATAACCAAAATATTAAACACAAATACAGCTACATACACAGTGTAAAGCTGGGTTTCACCTCAATAATGTTGCCGCATACAGTGGCCGCAATCGCCTTCGCCGCATGGACGCTCTCCCCAGCAATTATCGTCAAATTAGTGATTATGGGCTTTGAATTGAAGGTGAGCTCCGCCAACGCCGTCTTGTACTGGCTCACAAGCTCCTGATGCTGCAGAGGCTGCGGCACATAGCCCCCACCGCGACTCGCGTCATTGCTCTCCGAGTCTCTATCGGTCACTCTGAACCTTGACAGCACTGGGTTAGCTCCACCGGGTCTTTGCACGAAAGCTCGACCATTTGGGTTCGGGTTCGGGTTCAGGCCCCGGTCGTCGGCCAATCGGGGCTTCTTCACTGGTTCAGTCGATCTGGTAAACGGCCTACGCGAGCTCTCCATTTCCATCGCACTCTTAGAAatgaaaaccctaaccctaaatcTAATCTACGATTACAAATCAGTCATCCacaaaaattcaatccaaaaaaCATATACTGCTAACAACGCGAGGGCCTAGCTATCAAAATgacaagaaattaaaaacaacccTAAATACATGGAGAATCAATATAAACCCTGATTCTTATTACAATTAtacaaaatttaaacaaaCTAGACAATTTGGCGCTAAAGTTTGGGGATTTATTGGGATTACAAGCTTGGGGaattgggatttagggttagATTAAGAACAAGGCGATGTAGACGAGTGTGTCTATCTATGTGATAGAAATATATAGCGAATGTCCGTTTTTaagacaagaagaagaaaagggaccccaaaaaaaaaaaaaaaggaccttTCATGAATCGAGTATGAAACGAGggcttttttattattatttttcttgctaacagttttttctttttctttttctaacagcttttaattttcattatgttttattgattgattttgtttaATGGGCAAGTATTAACTGTATAATTCtactataatattatttttcattataaaatcttttattttaacagTCCATCGccaatttttaaatatagaaATTAACAAATACCCTCTCTAAAACCTCAAgcaaatttaataataaattaaaaaataatgataataatagttttttttcttctctagtTATAATTGGCACTCAGAAAAAAGAGTGCACTTAATGAATCAACTAAACGAATGCATCACGGATGTGTGACAGTATTGAGATGAAGAAAATTAGAATACTATAATGTGTGATTTGAAACCGTTGAAAACATTATAAAACAAATAGTGAACATATTACTCTTTTGTCTAAGAAGAATTTCTTAAGGTCCCATGGGTTGCCCCTCTTCTAAAACCCTTTTGGTTTAGGGGGTTTTACCTATAACTTACCCCTTCGACTAATAAAACGGGTGCATTTCTCCTTTGTCATGTTGTAGAGAGATTTTCTCTCCTAGTTTTGTATTGCGTTTTGTTTCTCTCCAATTttgtattgggtttttattagttttcttGGACTAGTTGTTATGGAAGTGGAGTTGTCAGATCTaggtgaatttttttattaatgggTGTTGTGGGATCATGCGGGTTGTTGTTAAATGTATTGTGGTATCCTCTAACCAGGTGAATGTTGAGCGATAAGGTCCTTTCACTTTTGGTGCATTTGATTCCATGTTATAGCAAAATATGTTATTTTACCATGATCTCTGAAA
Proteins encoded in this region:
- the LOC18769853 gene encoding polyadenylation and cleavage factor homolog 4 isoform X2, with product MEMESSRRPFTRSTEPVKKPRLADDRGLNPNPNPNGRAFVQRPGGANPVLSRFRVTDRDSESNDASRGGGYVPQPLQHQELVSQYKTALAELTFNSKPIITNLTIIAGESVHAAKAIAATVCGNIIEVSSEQKLPSLYLLDSIVKNIGRDYIKYFAARLPEVFCKAYRQVEPNVHQSMRHLFGTWKGVFPAQTLQMIEKELGFASTANGSSSGAATSRLDSQSQRPAHSIHVNPKYLERQRLQQPTRTKGMASDFSGAMANSIDDAERPDRVASLSAGRPWVDPTVKMHRSNTDALSERVHEKNIGAEYGEYEYGSDLPRSSNLGIGRIGGKITEQGNDKPWYGGGSSVAETISSQRNGFNIKHGLTNYSAPKSANADPRLKTAPAIASRSSGVLSNSWKNSEEEEFKWDDMNSRLTDHGPPDISSNSRKDCWTSDDSEKLGFGGHFRKPKGANDFATTVDLDTSADPTEHNDLSALGHRMSSPWPLSDSHGMDGLTPTGTPVISSVHSERYASSLSGLSTSGDSSVARLGSRAQVASSRIGASSFGFGATSGPAVAVGKQKQLQSVRAASPSGQSLVHQHSPAPTSTVHHPHHHLQSLPEQDYLESPSLPPPDSKVSQLLGKSDLGLHNHYTEDSAPISTPNVRLGSIAKSRPQDLHSSSSSIKNPSLPQLSTYVTPSTAGISLPDHSNLRAAETSGQSSTSSLLAAVMKTGILSDKSITGSLPSLNLRDMGQNQSQSGVQPPLPSGPPPTQVALPGSKVASAPSSSHLSHENSPASSDISLKKVGHPPLPPSQPLSSSLEGTASANASTVVNNASDPISNLLSSLVAKGLISASKSESPTPVSSQMPNELQNQSVSTPVTSSVSVSPVSASPSLPVSSRTDDVSLAEPLAKTSAALPQSSKIETKNPIGIEFKPDKIREFHPSVIEELFDDLPHKCSICGLRLKLKERLERHLEWHALKTPEFNGSVKASRRWYADSTNWVAGKAGPPLGPEDNMSIDKPSETMDNGEPMVPADESQCVCVICGYIFEDLYCQERDEWMFKGASYLSIPYGVGDLGTTEESVVKGPIVHANCIAENSLSDLGLASRIKLEKDV
- the LOC18769853 gene encoding polyadenylation and cleavage factor homolog 4 isoform X1, whose amino-acid sequence is MEMESSRRPFTRSTEPVKKPRLADDRGLNPNPNPNGRAFVQRPGGANPVLSRFRVTDRDSESNDASRGGGYVPQPLQHQELVSQYKTALAELTFNSKPIITNLTIIAGESVHAAKAIAATVCGNIIEVSSEQKLPSLYLLDSIVKNIGRDYIKYFAARLPEVFCKAYRQVEPNVHQSMRHLFGTWKGVFPAQTLQMIEKELGFASTANGSSSGAATSRLDSQSQRPAHSIHVNPKYLERQRLQQPTRTKGMASDFSGAMANSIDDAERPDRVASLSAGRPWVDPTVKMHNMQRSNTDALSERVHEKNIGAEYGEYEYGSDLPRSSNLGIGRIGGKITEQGNDKPWYGGGSSVAETISSQRNGFNIKHGLTNYSAPKSANADPRLKTAPAIASRSSGVLSNSWKNSEEEEFKWDDMNSRLTDHGPPDISSNSRKDCWTSDDSEKLGFGGHFRKPKGANDFATTVDLDTSADPTEHNDLSALGHRMSSPWPLSDSHGMDGLTPTGTPVISSVHSERYASSLSGLSTSGDSSVARLGSRAQVASSRIGASSFGFGATSGPAVAVGKQKQLQSVRAASPSGQSLVHQHSPAPTSTVHHPHHHLQSLPEQDYLESPSLPPPDSKVSQLLGKSDLGLHNHYTEDSAPISTPNVRLGSIAKSRPQDLHSSSSSIKNPSLPQLSTYVTPSTAGISLPDHSNLRAAETSGQSSTSSLLAAVMKTGILSDKSITGSLPSLNLRDMGQNQSQSGVQPPLPSGPPPTQVALPGSKVASAPSSSHLSHENSPASSDISLKKVGHPPLPPSQPLSSSLEGTASANASTVVNNASDPISNLLSSLVAKGLISASKSESPTPVSSQMPNELQNQSVSTPVTSSVSVSPVSASPSLPVSSRTDDVSLAEPLAKTSAALPQSSKIETKNPIGIEFKPDKIREFHPSVIEELFDDLPHKCSICGLRLKLKERLERHLEWHALKTPEFNGSVKASRRWYADSTNWVAGKAGPPLGPEDNMSIDKPSETMDNGEPMVPADESQCVCVICGYIFEDLYCQERDEWMFKGASYLSIPYGVGDLGTTEESVVKGPIVHANCIAENSLSDLGLASRIKLEKDV